The following is a genomic window from Gymnodinialimonas ceratoperidinii.
ACGACCACGCGGCCGGTGCTGTCGAAGGTCACCATCTGGCTCGATTGCGCGCGGGTGTTGCGGAACATCAGGGTGCGGACGCGCACCGGCTCGACGGAATCGGCGGGCGGCAGGTAATCGGCGATCAGCTCGTAATCAGACGGCAGATCGGCGTTCCAGTTCACCTGCCAGCCGTCCGAGCCCTCGACGATTGTGATCGTCTGATCCCAGTCCCGGCAGGCACCGGCATCGGGGCAGAGGATCGCCAGATCGCAGGCGAGGTTCACGGGCGCATCCTGTGCCTGCGCGGCCAGCGGGGTGATCAGAAGGAGGGCGAGGGCAGAAAGGCGCATGGGCGGTATCTTTCGAAGAGCGGCAGGGCGGCGCGAAGCGGAGGCGGCAACAGGGGCGAGGGCGGTCATGCGGCAGGCTCGCAGATGCCGAAGTAGGAGACGGATTGCACCCGGCCCGCGCTGTCGATGTCCTGTTGTGTCATCACCGCTTCGCCGGTGCCCGATACGCTGAGCAGGATCGTGCCGCCGGGCCCGGTCTCGAACAGGCCCGCGAAGGCGGGGGCGTCAATATGGGGCAGGGGCGTGCCGATGACCTCCTGCTCGGGCGTGGTAAAGCGCAGGCTGTCTTCGGTCACGTCGAAGCGGAAGGGCACGCCGTCGTGGGTCTGGCAATCGGTGAGCGGGCTGCAGATCGTCGTGAAGGTGCACGCCAGCCCGGCCGCCGTGGCGGGCGCGGGCAGCAGGAGCGCGGCGGCGGAGAGGATGAGCGGCTTCATGGCGCGACCTCGGTGCAGGAGAGCACGAAGGATTGCGGCCGCAGACGGGGCGCGCCGGTTTCGGGGTCGGCGGTCTGGACGTGGAGCGCAAAGCGGCGCGCCGTGCCGTCGGACGGAAGATCGACGAGGAAATTGCGCCGCGCCTCGGAAATCGCGGGCAGGGGCAGGGCCGCGTCGAGGCTCGGGTAGCGATCGACCTCGGAGAGATCGGACCAGTCCGGCCCCATGCGGGTGCCGCGGGCGTCGATCTGCAAGGCGGTGTCGCCAAGGGCAGGCATCGCGCCGCAGTGGCCGGCGGGGGTGCAGACCTCGTTCATCTGGCACAGCCCGCGATAGGGCGCGGGGCTGGTTTCCAGCTCCAGCTCGGCCAGCGCGGGAGAGGCCACGCAAAGCGCGGTGAGCGCGGTGCGAAGCCCCGCCATTAGCATCAGCCTCCGAGGAAGGATTTGCGCACTTCCGGGTCGGCCAGAAGCTCTTTCCCGGTCCCGGTATAGGCGTTGCGCCCCTGCACGAGGACATATCCTTTGTCCGCGATTTCAAGGGCTTGGCGCGCGTTCTGTTCCACCATCAGGATCGGGATGCCGGTGCGCGACACCTCGATGATGCGGTCGAAAAGCTCATCCATCACGATGGGCGAGACGCCCGCCGTCGGCTCATCGAGCATCAGCACCTTGGGCTTGGTCATCAGCGCGCGGCCCACGGCCACCTGCTGACGCTGGCCGCCCGACAACTCGCCCGCCGCCTGCGCGCGTTTCTCGCGCAGGATCGGGAAGAGGTCGAAGACCTGCTCCATCGTCTGGCGGAAATCGTCCTTGCGGATGAAGGCCCCCATCTCGAGGTTCTCCTGCACCGTCATCGAGGTGAAGATGTTCGAGGTCTGCGGCACGAACCCCATGCCCGCGCCGACCCGATCCTGGGGGCTGAGCGAGGAGATATCCTGCCCGTCCAGCAGCACCCGGCCTTGGCGCAGGTTCAGCATCCCGAAGACGGCCTTCATGGCGGTGGATTTGCCCGCGCCGTTGGGGCCGACGATCACGGCGATTTCGCCGGGGTTCACCGCGATCGTGCAATCGTGGAGGATGTCGGGCCCGTTACCATAGCCGCCGGTCATCGCCTCGCCGATCAGGAAGGGATGATCCCCCGCCACCGCCTGCGCCTTGCCGCTCTTGCGGATCGGATCGCCCATCGAGGGCGGCGCCGCCTTGGTGATCGAGCGGTCCTTGTTGCCGCGGTCGTTCTGATAGGGATCGCTCATGCGCTGGCCCCTTCCAACTGGTCCTTGTTCTTCAATCCGGTGCCGAGATAGGCCTCGATCACCGCGTCGTTGGCCTTGATCTCGGCCAGCGAGCCTTCGGCCAGCACGTGACCCTCGGCCATGCAGATGACCGGGTCACAGAGGCGGCCGATGAAATCCATGTCGTGCTCGATGACGCAGAAGGTGTAGCCGCGCTCCTTGTTGAGGCGGATGATCGCGTCACCGATGGTGTTGAGAAGCGTGCGGTTCACGCCCGCGCCGACCTCATCGAGGAAGACGATCTTGGCGTCCACCATCATCGTGCGGCCCAGTTCCAGCAGCTTCTTCTGCCCGCCCGAGATCTGTCCCGCCGGTTGCTCGGCCAGATGTTCGACGGTGAGGAATTCCAACACTTCGTCGGCCTTGGCGCGCAGCGCGCGTTCCTCGTCGGCGATGCGTTTGCGGCCGAACCAGGTGTTCCAGAGCGCCTCGCCCGATTGGCCCTCGGGCACCATCATCAGGTTCTCGCGGCAGGTCATGGAGGAAAATTCATGGGCGATCTGGAAGGTCCGCAGAAGGCCCTTGCCGAAGAGCTCATGGGGCGGCAGGCCGGTGATGTCCTCGCCATCCATCACGACGCGCCCCGAGGTGGGGGGCAACACGCCCGCGATGACGTTGAACAGCGTCGTCTTGCCAGCGCCGTTGGGGCCGATCAGCCCGGTGATGGAGCCGGTCTCGATCCGCAGGCTCGCGCCGTCGACGGCATGGAAACCACCGAAATGTTTGTGAAGGTCGTGGACTTCGATCATGTGCGTCCCCCTGGTCTGCCGTGCGCGGGCAGGCCTGTAGCAGAAAAAGAGCAGCCCGGTTGAAGAACCGGGCCGCCCCTAGATCAATGGTCGATCAATCAACGGTAGCCAGCAACCGTCAGCTCACCACCCGAGATCTCGATCTCGCGGTAGTTGCCGGCGCTCTCGCCGCCACCGATCAGGTCAACGGCGGAGGCACCGACGTAGTCGATCTCTTCACCATTGGCGATCATCTCCAGCGCCATGCCAAGCTGACCCGGCAGGATCTCGGTGCCCGGCGCGTTGGCGACGTTCATGATCTCGCCCATGTAGTCGGCGGGGTTGCGCGAATCCGCGGCAGCCATGGCCAGCATCAGCAGCGCAGCCGCGTCATAGCTTTCGGCAGAGAACGGCGAGGTGCCGTCGAAGCCGGCTTCCTCGGCCATGGACTGGTAGATGCCCGCGCCTTCGCTGTCGGTGCCGGGGTTCTGGCCGAAGGAGCCGTCGATGTCGGAACCGAAGTTGTCGACCAGCGCCTGGGAGACCATGCCGTCGGGGAAGACGAAGGTATCGAACGCGCCGGTGTCGAGCGCGGCCTGGATCACGCCGGAGCCGCCCTGGTCCACGTAGCCTGCCACGACGAGAGCGTCACCACCGGCGGAGGCCAGTGCGCCGACTTCAGCAGAGTAATCCGCGCGGCCATCTTCATGGGCAGCGGACAGCGTGACCGTGCCGCCGGCCTCTTCAAAGGCTGCGGTGAAGGCATCGGCGAGGCCCTGACCGTAGTCGTTGTTGGTGTAGGTCACGGCGACGGTGTCGATGCCGCGCTCCATGATGATCTCGGCCATCACAACACCCTGACGCGCGTCGGAAGGCGCGGTGCGGAAGAACAGGCCGTTGTCCTCGGCGGTCGAGAGACCGGGGGAGGTGGCGGAGGGCGAGACCATGACCATGCCGTTCGGGACGGCCACGTTGGCGAGGATCGAGCCGGTCACGCCGGAGCAGTCGGCGCCGACGATGCCATGCACGCCGTCGGAGGTGATCAGACGCTCGGCTGCGGCCTGGGCCGCGGAGCTGTCGACGCAGGTGCTGTCCGCACGCACGGAGGTGACGGAGGCACCGCCGAACAGCATGCCGGATTCGGTGACTTCGGACATCG
Proteins encoded in this region:
- a CDS encoding ABC transporter ATP-binding protein; translation: MSDPYQNDRGNKDRSITKAAPPSMGDPIRKSGKAQAVAGDHPFLIGEAMTGGYGNGPDILHDCTIAVNPGEIAVIVGPNGAGKSTAMKAVFGMLNLRQGRVLLDGQDISSLSPQDRVGAGMGFVPQTSNIFTSMTVQENLEMGAFIRKDDFRQTMEQVFDLFPILREKRAQAAGELSGGQRQQVAVGRALMTKPKVLMLDEPTAGVSPIVMDELFDRIIEVSRTGIPILMVEQNARQALEIADKGYVLVQGRNAYTGTGKELLADPEVRKSFLGG
- a CDS encoding ABC transporter ATP-binding protein, translated to MIEVHDLHKHFGGFHAVDGASLRIETGSITGLIGPNGAGKTTLFNVIAGVLPPTSGRVVMDGEDITGLPPHELFGKGLLRTFQIAHEFSSMTCRENLMMVPEGQSGEALWNTWFGRKRIADEERALRAKADEVLEFLTVEHLAEQPAGQISGGQKKLLELGRTMMVDAKIVFLDEVGAGVNRTLLNTIGDAIIRLNKERGYTFCVIEHDMDFIGRLCDPVICMAEGHVLAEGSLAEIKANDAVIEAYLGTGLKNKDQLEGASA
- a CDS encoding ABC transporter substrate-binding protein, giving the protein MKKFLLASAASMALTGVAIADGHQGDVTLGVILGFTGPIESITPAMGDGAELAMSEVTESGMLFGGASVTSVRADSTCVDSSAAQAAAERLITSDGVHGIVGADCSGVTGSILANVAVPNGMVMVSPSATSPGLSTAEDNGLFFRTAPSDARQGVVMAEIIMERGIDTVAVTYTNNDYGQGLADAFTAAFEEAGGTVTLSAAHEDGRADYSAEVGALASAGGDALVVAGYVDQGGSGVIQAALDTGAFDTFVFPDGMVSQALVDNFGSDIDGSFGQNPGTDSEGAGIYQSMAEEAGFDGTSPFSAESYDAAALLMLAMAAADSRNPADYMGEIMNVANAPGTEILPGQLGMALEMIANGEEIDYVGASAVDLIGGGESAGNYREIEISGGELTVAGYR